In Salisediminibacterium beveridgei, one DNA window encodes the following:
- a CDS encoding sensor domain-containing diguanylate cyclase, whose translation MGANPYLPVRQWRPCLGFLIVLLFLFFSPILSAASDDSGWHLQKDGTIELEDGWLFVWDELLSLQDARIHSGQAEELSSLAHWENNAPTGSRGVATYYQKLNIDEASVGTPLGLYVPDILTSYRLWIDGELVHQQGTVSDEAASSVPSVMPVIKQIVAEEETIEIMLHIANHHHREGGPMASLRLGAIEDMHHDMLVTFVVEVILFGALMLSAGHHFLIYLLRRKDRENLYFSLFCMILAIRVSVTGQKVLYQMVPDFSWIVGIHLEYLSFYAGAGILLLYLHQMFIDHASHKMTYTLAGITALFSVYVIAAPIRIFSESLAYFQAFTVVLIVYAFFILYQAGRDHVQGAHLTMILFGLFTITIMNDIFYHLRLFDTILLAPFGMLFMIFGQTSILTLRTISAYRKVEELSMKQQAWHRHLEEEVESRTNELEEANKHLKMLSEVDGLTRIPNRRLFDEEIESQLILTRQAIQPMALLMIDVDDYKGYNDFYGHLKGDDCLKTIANHLEETVKTVQGGAIYRYGGEEFAVLLPGVDQEGASVMAEHLRQAIETENIPHEGIHTDHRVTVSIGGAVIQPGQFATSDMLIKTSDQALYQAKGTGKNKVVIEPSVG comes from the coding sequence ATGGGTGCAAACCCGTACCTTCCTGTTCGCCAGTGGCGGCCGTGTTTGGGTTTTCTGATCGTCTTGCTGTTTCTTTTCTTTTCACCGATTCTGTCAGCAGCTTCAGACGATTCGGGCTGGCATTTACAAAAGGATGGCACTATAGAGCTTGAAGATGGCTGGCTGTTTGTATGGGATGAACTGCTCTCTCTTCAAGATGCCAGGATACATAGCGGACAAGCTGAAGAGCTGTCGTCCCTGGCACACTGGGAGAATAATGCGCCTACGGGCAGCCGGGGCGTGGCTACGTACTATCAGAAATTGAACATCGATGAAGCGTCCGTCGGTACGCCGTTAGGGTTATATGTTCCGGATATTCTCACGTCATACCGGTTATGGATTGACGGGGAACTGGTTCATCAGCAGGGTACCGTGTCAGATGAAGCAGCCTCCTCAGTGCCAAGCGTCATGCCAGTGATCAAACAGATTGTAGCTGAAGAGGAAACGATCGAAATCATGCTGCACATCGCCAACCACCATCATCGCGAAGGGGGGCCTATGGCGAGTCTGAGGTTGGGTGCGATCGAAGACATGCATCACGACATGCTGGTGACATTCGTGGTTGAAGTCATCTTATTCGGGGCGCTGATGTTATCTGCGGGACACCATTTCCTGATTTATCTGCTGAGACGAAAAGACAGGGAAAATCTGTATTTCAGTTTGTTCTGCATGATTTTGGCCATCAGGGTGTCCGTCACCGGTCAGAAAGTGTTGTATCAAATGGTACCTGATTTCAGTTGGATTGTCGGTATTCACCTTGAATATCTCTCGTTTTATGCAGGCGCCGGCATCTTGCTTCTTTATCTGCATCAAATGTTTATCGATCATGCCAGTCACAAAATGACCTATACGCTCGCGGGCATTACGGCGCTGTTTTCCGTTTATGTAATCGCTGCACCCATCCGGATCTTCAGCGAATCCCTGGCCTATTTTCAGGCGTTTACGGTGGTTTTGATTGTCTATGCTTTTTTCATTTTGTACCAAGCAGGACGAGATCACGTTCAGGGTGCCCATCTGACGATGATTCTATTTGGCCTTTTCACGATCACGATTATGAACGATATTTTTTATCACCTGCGTTTATTCGATACCATCTTACTGGCACCCTTTGGCATGTTGTTCATGATTTTTGGTCAGACATCGATCCTGACGTTACGGACGATCAGTGCCTATCGGAAAGTGGAGGAGTTGTCCATGAAACAACAAGCGTGGCATCGCCATCTCGAAGAGGAGGTTGAAAGCCGGACGAATGAGCTCGAAGAGGCCAATAAACATTTAAAAATGCTTTCGGAAGTGGACGGATTGACGCGGATCCCGAATCGACGGCTGTTTGATGAAGAAATTGAATCCCAGCTTATTCTGACCCGGCAAGCGATTCAACCGATGGCTTTGCTGATGATTGACGTTGACGATTATAAAGGATATAACGATTTTTATGGACACTTGAAAGGAGACGACTGCCTGAAAACGATCGCGAATCATTTGGAAGAGACGGTCAAAACGGTACAGGGTGGAGCGATTTACCGCTACGGTGGTGAGGAATTTGCGGTGCTGTTACCTGGTGTGGATCAGGAGGGGGCATCTGTGATGGCTGAACACTTACGTCAGGCGATTGAAACGGAAAACATCCCCCACGAAGGGATTCATACGGATCACCGGGTCACCGTCAGTATTGGAGGAGCAGTGATTCAGCCAGGTCAGTTTGCTACTTCTGACATGTTGATTAAAACCAGTGATCAGGCTTTATATCAAGCGAAGGGTACCGGTAAAAACAAGGTGGTGATCGAACCGTCAGTCGGGTAA
- a CDS encoding MarR family winged helix-turn-helix transcriptional regulator: MTHKPPYVKHDADALVNQLLTVMPYLPKKLFGDTPLVEAADLHPTHFHILHMLEYDGALKMRDIAGKLSIKKSNLTPLVRKLLDKGLVKRLQDEADKRIVYIQLTDSGKHFLSDQKMHLESVLAHRLSPLGNDDRKALSEAMDRLCRILDKLPD, translated from the coding sequence ATGACCCATAAACCTCCGTACGTAAAACATGATGCCGATGCTCTCGTCAATCAGCTGCTCACTGTGATGCCGTACCTCCCGAAAAAACTGTTCGGTGATACTCCACTGGTGGAAGCAGCCGACCTGCATCCGACACATTTTCACATCCTGCATATGCTGGAGTATGATGGTGCCCTTAAGATGCGTGACATCGCCGGCAAACTGTCCATCAAAAAATCAAACCTCACCCCGCTGGTTCGTAAGCTCCTGGACAAAGGGCTCGTCAAACGGCTGCAGGATGAGGCAGATAAACGGATCGTTTATATTCAATTAACGGATTCAGGGAAACACTTCCTGTCCGATCAAAAAATGCACCTTGAAAGCGTCCTGGCCCACCGGTTATCACCTTTGGGGAATGATGATCGCAAAGCCCTGTCTGAAGCGATGGATCGACTCTGCCGGATCCTTGACAAGTTACCCGACTGA
- a CDS encoding ATP-binding cassette domain-containing protein has protein sequence MKTIIEVKDLTKTYKDTTAVNGISFDVKEGEIFGFLGPNGAGKSTTINMICTMLKPTSGSIEINGFNVKKQKDQVRGSIGIIFQENTLDGKLTGYENLMLHCRFYRVPKAKRHDRIQEVLQIVDLVDVQKKRVETYSGGMKRRLEIARGLLHYPKVLFLDEPTVGLDPQTRAHLWEYILKLKEKEGITMFLTTHYLDEAEISDRVAIMDQGDIIAIDSPKALKDQLGGDIIELSTQDNELAIQEIHEKIEGAEVSLEDDTIHVKVASSDAFISHIMKTLTPAVTRLNIRKPTLNDVFLAFTGRKINEAAKSEGA, from the coding sequence ATGAAAACGATCATCGAGGTGAAAGATCTGACGAAAACGTATAAAGATACCACGGCGGTGAATGGGATCAGTTTTGATGTGAAGGAAGGGGAAATTTTCGGATTTCTCGGACCGAACGGTGCTGGAAAAAGCACGACGATCAATATGATCTGTACCATGTTGAAACCGACATCCGGATCCATCGAAATCAATGGATTTAACGTCAAAAAACAAAAAGATCAAGTCCGGGGAAGCATCGGGATCATTTTTCAGGAAAATACCCTTGATGGGAAACTGACAGGCTATGAGAACCTGATGCTTCACTGCCGGTTTTACCGGGTACCAAAAGCAAAGCGGCATGACAGAATTCAGGAGGTGCTTCAGATCGTGGATCTGGTGGATGTACAGAAAAAGCGGGTCGAGACGTATTCCGGCGGGATGAAGCGGCGTCTTGAGATTGCAAGGGGACTGTTGCATTATCCGAAAGTACTGTTCCTGGATGAACCGACCGTGGGCCTTGATCCGCAAACCCGTGCGCATTTATGGGAATATATTCTGAAACTGAAGGAAAAAGAAGGCATCACCATGTTTTTGACCACCCACTATCTTGACGAAGCGGAAATCAGTGACCGCGTAGCGATCATGGACCAGGGTGACATCATTGCGATCGATTCGCCCAAGGCGCTGAAAGATCAATTGGGTGGCGACATCATTGAACTCTCCACGCAGGATAATGAACTGGCCATACAGGAAATCCACGAGAAAATTGAAGGCGCTGAAGTGTCTCTCGAGGATGATACGATTCATGTAAAAGTAGCCAGCAGTGATGCATTTATCTCGCATATCATGAAGACGCTGACGCCGGCGGTGACGCGTCTGAATATCCGGAAACCGACACTCAATGATGTGTTCCTCGCCTTTACCGGGCGAAAAATCAATGAAGCGGCAAAGAGCGAGGGGGCGTAA